GCCCCCTTTTTAATTGGCATTTGCCATATTTTCTAGCATCTTACCAAACTGGCGCTTGCGGAAAAATCCTAGCATAATGCCTAAAATCATATCATTCATTTGCTGCATAAAACCAAAAGATTGCATATTTTCGTTATAGCTGACTTTACAAGTCTTGTCGTTAATTGGTGTAATTTCATAGCGGACGACAAATTCGTTACGGCTTGTTGAGGTTTTAAATTGATATATTTGATTTTCAACCAATTCTTCAATTGTAATTTTGGCACTGCTATTTTTCGAAAATTGCTTCACGTAGGAAAGATTTTTTAATTGTTTGCGTGTAATATTTTTCCCCGTCGCTTTTCTGACATCGAAAATAACTGAGTCCATCATCTTATCAAAAAATTTTTCTGCTGAAATATTCAAATTTTTTTCTACTTTCATGCTTTATCGCCTCTTTCACGTTTTGGCGTTTTGCCTTTTAGAAATAATAGTCCACCAACCAAAATAAACGCTAACCCTACTATCAAACGTCCCACATTCATTTGTTGCGATGGTCCGCTAAAACTATAAATAGTGATTAAAAAGCCGATACTACATAAAAACAAGCCATTTTTTACCATATTTATCATCCTACTTCCTACTTTTACACCTGTTGTTAAATCCATTTTTTCTAAAACGCTGCTTTATGCTTTTATTTATGCTTCTACTGCAGCTTGGAAATATAAAACAGATCCCCAAGGCTGTGCTTTAATTAATTGTTTTGCAGTAGTTGCTGCTTGCTCCTGGTCACCAGTTACTTCAAAATATAATTTGATCCCTTTTTTTTCTTTGAAAGAATAGCTGATCCCAGCTTCATTATACTCAGCCAATAATTTTTTTATTTCTTCTTGTTGCATCGCACTTGCAATACTAATCATGAAAATTCCTCCTTAATAAATTTATTACTCCTAGATTGCACATTTAACTTTTTTACAGCAAAGCTTTCTATACTTAGTTAAACTGCCTTGACGGTTTTATTTTCCCATAAAATCCTTCATAAGAAAAGAACTGCTTCCACCTCTTTGGGAAGCGAAAACAGTTCTTCGACATTTTATAAATCAGTTGGTTGAATCTTATTTGCTGCAATAACAAATGGTGTGTAAATTACAAATGTTACAGCCATACAAATGATTGAAACAACTACTGCACGCCAGTCCATTGCTGTCGCTAACAATGCATTTAGAATTGGTGGTGTTACCCAAACAACTTGTTGTGATACTGGGTTTACCCAACCAGCTTGTGTTGCAAAGAAACCGATTGAAACAGATACTAGTGGCGCTAAGATATAAGGAATGAATAACAATGCGTTTAATACAATTGGCATCCCGAACATAACTGGTTCGTTAATATTGAAGATACCAGGGCCAACACCCAAAGTACCAACTGCACGGTAATCTGCGCGTTTTGAGAAGATTAAAATCGCAATCAAAAGCATCAAGGTACCACCGGCACCACCAAACCATGCATAAATATCAAATGAACCACGAACCCATTTGTAACCATCGTCGATAACGGCAGACATACCGCCTTCTTGGAACAAGTTAACGTTTTTAAGTTGTGCTACAGAGAATACACCTTCTAAAATTGGTGCTAATACGTTGGTACCATGAATCCCGAAGAACCAGAATAATTGTACG
The DNA window shown above is from Enterococcus montenegrensis and carries:
- a CDS encoding DUF3284 domain-containing protein yields the protein MKVEKNLNISAEKFFDKMMDSVIFDVRKATGKNITRKQLKNLSYVKQFSKNSSAKITIEELVENQIYQFKTSTSRNEFVVRYEITPINDKTCKVSYNENMQSFGFMQQMNDMILGIMLGFFRKRQFGKMLENMANAN